A window of Triticum dicoccoides isolate Atlit2015 ecotype Zavitan unplaced genomic scaffold, WEW_v2.0 scaffold17750, whole genome shotgun sequence genomic DNA:
AAGAAGCGCAGGGCAAGAATTGGGGAAGGCCGAAATCACGGCGAGAAAAACGCGATCAAATCAGGGTCTCATACGATGCTCAAACCCATGGGAACTGTCGTCGCCATGCCCAGGAGAGAGAGAAAATGGTTATATGAACACCACTATTTTACTCTACAATAGGTTGACTAGCTATCAGGTTGTGTCTGGCTAGGAGTTGTACTCGTTGTAGGTCTATGTTTCCTAGTCAGACACTCAGACTAGGATTGAGTTGGCCATGTGAGTTTTTGGTGTACTAGTAGGTTTGTTTCCACGAATAGGTGATAGAGTCCATCACCGAGTCATGTTGAGTCAGGTGCTGCGTGCGTATATACGTGTATATAAGCACGGTAGTGCCGCAGTTTTGGATAAGCGAGgaggaaaatagaaaagaaataaagttAGATCGAGCGAGCGTTTCGACGAGAGATCCATCGAGCCCCGCCCTAGCTTCCACACATCTCATCTACGTACGTAGTCCGCTCGCCTTTTTTTTATCCCCTCGTCATGAGGAGGGTCATGGCGGCGTCACCGCTGTTGCTGCTCTTGCTGGTGTCGCTGGTGTCGACGGCGGCCGCCACCAGCAACACATCGGAAAgctgggagaggaagaggagcgaggaggagacccggcagaTCTTCAGGGAGTGGAAGGCCATGCACGGCACGACCAACAGCTCCCTCGATGAGGAGGAGCAGCGCGCGTACACCATGTTCAAGCACAGGCTCGGCCTCATCGACCGGCAGTGGCATGACCAAGGCTACTCCGTCTTCTCCTGGGAGAGGGGGAGGAGCGAGCAGGAAACGCGCAAGATCTTCGCGGAGTGGAAGGCACGAAAACCAGTTACTACCTACAGCTCCATCGCCCACGAAGAGCACCGGTACACCATATTCAAGGAGGACCTGCGCAAAATCGACCAGCACAACGCTGGCTACGCCATCGGGGTCCACAATAACAACAGATGCCTCAACCAGTTTAGCCATCTCACCCAAGAGGAGTTCGAAGCCGTTTGCTGCG
This region includes:
- the LOC119344641 gene encoding oryzain alpha chain-like: MAASPLLLLLLVSLVSTAAATSNTSESWERKRSEEETRQIFREWKAMHGTTNSSLDEEEQRAYTMFKHRLGLIDRQWHDQGYSVFSWERGRSEQETRKIFAEWKARKPVTTYSSIAHEEHRYTIFKEDLRKIDQHNAGYAIGVHNNNRCLNQFSHLTQEEFEAVCCGFWPEEPSEAKLQRIGEIQELLRQAFTRPLI